One part of the Candidatus Limnocylindrales bacterium genome encodes these proteins:
- a CDS encoding arylamine N-acetyltransferase — MSYQSVTQRFLTHFDLRSRRPDLEYLSQLVYAFAQLPYENLTKILKNYRTGDPTSKLRMPDEVIEDHIRYGTGGTCFSLTFTLWQILEGCGFDCYPVMADRSYGPDTHCALIVLLQRQKFLVDPGFLLSRPLPLTHEPVAVHKFPMNFIQLERLEAGNLIGTVSGYRVYTLNKSVKKWRYTLKDRPVSVEEFREHWLKSFSWNMMNSLLVTRVTHETQLYLRDNYLQVTSEGQRNQRKIRSDYARAISEIFGIPEEIILEAQQIVKQQRLSVVRSP, encoded by the coding sequence ATGTCTTACCAGTCTGTAACTCAACGGTTCTTAACCCATTTTGATCTGAGATCAAGACGACCGGATCTTGAGTATTTGTCCCAATTGGTCTATGCATTTGCTCAGCTTCCCTATGAAAATCTGACAAAGATCCTTAAAAACTATCGCACAGGAGATCCTACAAGTAAACTCCGGATGCCCGATGAGGTTATTGAAGATCATATCCGATATGGAACGGGAGGTACTTGTTTTTCTCTGACCTTTACCCTCTGGCAAATCCTCGAAGGATGTGGGTTTGATTGCTATCCGGTTATGGCAGATCGAAGTTACGGACCAGATACCCACTGTGCCTTAATCGTTCTCCTCCAAAGGCAAAAATTTCTTGTAGATCCAGGTTTTCTACTTTCCAGACCTCTTCCTCTGACCCATGAACCTGTAGCTGTACATAAATTTCCTATGAACTTTATCCAGCTCGAGAGACTCGAAGCTGGGAACTTGATAGGTACCGTCTCCGGTTATCGGGTTTATACGTTGAATAAATCGGTGAAAAAGTGGCGTTATACTCTCAAAGATCGACCGGTAAGTGTAGAAGAGTTTCGAGAACACTGGCTCAAGTCCTTTTCCTGGAATATGATGAATTCACTGCTTGTGACCCGGGTAACCCATGAAACTCAACTTTACCTGCGAGATAATTATTTACAAGTCACCTCAGAGGGCCAGCGTAATCAGCGGAAGATTCGATCGGATTATGCTCGGGCTATCTCTGAAATTTTTGGAATTCCTGAGGAGATTATTCTAGAAGCTCAACAGATCGTGAAACAGCAAAGATTATCCGTTGTTCGTAGTCCGTAA
- a CDS encoding alpha/beta fold hydrolase, whose translation MRKILVLFFSLFWILSFSGAWADLPGSIEVWFTTDDEVKISASWTVPAGEKKGKKIPLILVHHFGGSRVQWDAFTPAFLEKGYAVLAIDLRGHGKSISKGKTVLNAKAPDFLQQEAGNMVWDIKAAIKWLKTQPQIEGKKIGIIGGDLGANVAFVSAGTFKEIRAAVALSPGIDRLIGVEVKKFNPKSILFMATLGDGQGASSVAAEGLANMTEDPKETKIYRGKAHGIAILYGNPEAQEDIFAWLEQRLGP comes from the coding sequence ATGAGAAAAATTTTAGTTTTATTCTTTAGTCTGTTCTGGATTTTGTCGTTCTCCGGTGCCTGGGCAGATCTTCCAGGAAGTATTGAGGTCTGGTTTACAACCGATGATGAGGTGAAAATTTCGGCTTCTTGGACCGTCCCTGCCGGGGAAAAGAAAGGGAAAAAAATACCCCTTATTTTAGTCCACCATTTCGGTGGAAGCCGCGTCCAATGGGATGCTTTTACACCGGCCTTTTTGGAAAAAGGATATGCCGTTCTGGCCATTGATTTGCGAGGTCATGGAAAGAGTATTTCAAAGGGAAAAACAGTTCTGAACGCAAAGGCCCCTGATTTTCTACAACAGGAAGCCGGAAACATGGTATGGGATATCAAGGCAGCCATTAAATGGTTGAAAACGCAGCCTCAGATCGAAGGTAAGAAAATAGGAATCATCGGCGGGGATTTGGGAGCCAATGTGGCCTTTGTGAGCGCAGGTACTTTTAAGGAGATCCGTGCAGCAGTTGCTTTATCCCCTGGGATTGACAGGCTCATCGGCGTCGAAGTTAAAAAATTTAACCCTAAATCCATTCTGTTTATGGCCACACTGGGGGATGGTCAAGGAGCCAGCTCTGTCGCTGCCGAAGGCCTCGCCAATATGACAGAAGATCCTAAGGAGACCAAAATCTATCGGGGAAAAGCCCATGGAATTGCTATTTTGTACGGGAATCCAGAGGCTCAAGAGGATATTTTTGCCTGGCTGGAGCAAAGACTTGGGCCGTAG
- a CDS encoding amidohydrolase family protein, producing MFTSLLEIPIIDFHTHLGNIFPMKTRVDLEAETGSPPSLMITSPDMINPRELFYRNRLQPFSFNYLKHGLRVLYWKRKMIQGATIPNLQKSMKKYGIYQSVALPIEYTSEKEETSVLELIRVCGKYREIIPFCSVDPRDPKAKDRLKYYLIQGARGLKLHPNLQRFKPSDPICLEICEEASRYSLPIIFHTGTKGTESHPEQIPSNLENFESIFPMFPQTTFILGHMGISQYRQAIRLAQRYQNIYLETSGQPTAHIRQAIESVGGDKILFGSDWPLWDPIHPLKAVWDATGKDLALRKRILYENAREILKI from the coding sequence ATGTTCACAAGTCTTCTAGAAATTCCCATCATCGATTTTCATACCCATCTGGGGAATATTTTTCCTATGAAAACCCGAGTTGACCTGGAGGCCGAAACCGGCTCTCCTCCTTCTTTAATGATAACTTCACCGGATATGATTAATCCCAGAGAACTGTTTTATCGAAATCGCCTCCAGCCTTTTTCGTTCAACTATCTGAAGCACGGTCTTCGGGTCCTTTATTGGAAAAGAAAAATGATTCAGGGCGCCACAATTCCCAATTTACAAAAGAGTATGAAGAAATATGGGATTTATCAAAGTGTCGCTCTTCCCATTGAATATACCTCTGAAAAAGAGGAGACTTCGGTTCTGGAGTTGATCCGGGTATGCGGGAAATATCGAGAAATAATCCCCTTCTGTTCGGTGGATCCCCGAGATCCAAAGGCGAAAGATCGTCTCAAATACTATCTGATACAAGGAGCCCGGGGACTTAAACTGCATCCGAATTTACAACGTTTCAAGCCCTCCGATCCAATTTGTTTGGAGATTTGTGAAGAAGCTTCCCGGTATTCTCTACCTATTATTTTTCATACCGGAACGAAGGGTACCGAGTCTCATCCTGAGCAGATTCCTTCTAACCTGGAAAACTTTGAAAGTATCTTCCCTATGTTTCCCCAAACCACCTTTATTTTAGGCCATATGGGAATTTCCCAGTACAGGCAGGCTATCCGATTGGCTCAGCGGTATCAAAATATTTATCTGGAAACCAGTGGACAGCCCACCGCCCATATCCGACAGGCTATTGAATCGGTAGGTGGTGATAAAATTTTATTCGGGAGCGACTGGCCCCTGTGGGATCCTATCCATCCTTTGAAGGCTGTTTGGGATGCAACGGGAAAGGATCTTGCGCTCAGAAAAAGGATTCTTTATGAAAATGCACGGGAAATCTTAAAAATTTAA